From the genome of Hydrogenovibrio kuenenii DSM 12350:
TGTGATGCTAACACCTACCAGCTTTTTAATCGCACCAAACGGTAATATCGTTTATCAAAAGGTTGGCGAGATAGACTATGCAACTGTCACCAAAAAACTAGAAGAAATGACACCGGATTTATAATTTAGACCCTGCACAACTAAGGAAACAACATGTCGAACTCACACGATTTATTTATCGCCGCGCAAAAGCACATTCCAGGTGGAGTAAACTCTCCAGTAAGAGCCTTTAAAGGTGTTGGCGGTGATCCTGTCTTTTTCAAGTCGGCAAAAGGCGCCTACTTAACAGATGCGGATAATAAAACCTATATCGACTATGTTGCTTCTTGGGGACCTGCTATCTTAGGGCATGCTCATCCAGAGGTTATTTCCGTTGTGCAAAAGCAAGCAGAACAAGGTCTAAGTTTCGGTGCGCCAACTGAAATCGAAACCCAAATGGCCGACTTGGTTTGTGATCTTATTCCTTCAATGGATATGGTTCGCATGGTTAGCTCTGGAACTGAAGCGACGATGACAGCTATTCGTTTGGCTCGCGGCTATACTGGTAGAGATAAAATCGTTAAATTTGAAGGGTGCTACCATGGTCACTCTGATTCTTTGTTGGTAAAAGCCGGTTCAGGCGCGTTAACCCTAGGCGTGCCGTCTTCTCCTGGTGTACCCGCTGCATTGGCTGAAGAAACCCTAACACTTACACACAATGATTCAGATGAAGTCCGCAAGGTCTTTGCTGAAATCGGTGATCAAATCGCTTGTATTATCGTCGAGCCAGTTGCCGGTAACATGAACTGTATTCCACCAGAAGAAGGATTCTTAGAAACCTTGCGTGAAGTATGCGACCAATCTGGTGCGGTACTGATTTTTGACGAAGTCATGTGTGGTTTCCGAGTTGGCTTGCAAGGTGCACAAGGTCGTTTTGGCATTACGCCTGATTTAACCACTTTCGGTAAAGTTATTGGTGGCGGTATGCCAGTAGGTGCTTTTGGTGGTAAGCGAGAAGTCATGGAAAAAATCGCACCGCTTGGTCCTGTCTATCAAGCAGGAACCCTTTCAGGCAACCCGATTGCAATGGCTGCCGGTTTGAAAACACTAGAACTCATTAGCAAACCTGGTTTCTTTGATGAACTTGAAGCAAAAACTACTCGATTAGTCACAGGTCTGCAAGCCGCTGCGGATGAAGCAGGTATTGCTTTCACCACCAACCAAGTGGGCGCAATGTTTGGTCTTTTCTTCAACACAGAGAAAAACATTCGTCGTTTTGCACAAGTGGCGCAAGGTGATATGGAGCGCTTCAAGAAGTTCTATCATGGTATGTTGGATGAAGGCGTTTATCTGGCACCTTCTGCATTTGAAGCTGGCTTTGTTTCTTCTGCTCATACGGATGAAGACATCGACAACACTATTGCCGCAGCTCGTAAAGTCATGCAAACACTATAATCATGAAAATCTACCAGGCTGGGGTAGTCGGTAAGTAGACCACCCAGCCTGGTAGATTTTTACCTTCTCGCTTTTCTGAAATGCCCTCTCAAAACAAACACAATATTCACGACCTAATAGAGCTCTTTAACGAACGCTTTCTACCCTTGCACAACACAGAGTTAGTTTGTTGTGAAGATGAACCTATTTATCGCCCTGCAAATGAGCACAACCCACACCACCGCATTATCTTTGCGCATGGTTTTTTCGCATCGGCTTTGCATGAGATAGCGCATTGGTGTATTGCGGGTAAAGAAAGGCGATTATTGGAAGACTTTGGTTACTGGTATCAGCCGGATGGCAGAACTCAAGAACAGCAAAGTTTGTTTGAATCCGTTGAGGTTAAACCACAGGCATTAGAGTGGATTTTTTCGGTATCGGCCGGTTTTCCTTTTGTATTCAGTGCGGACAATTTGAATGGAAGCGCAGGCGTTTCAGAAGCATTTAAACAGAAGGTTTATGAGCAGGTTTTACAATATCTACACCAAGGCATGCCATCAGATGCTATGACTTGGTCAGAAACCCTAATTACACATTACAAATCGAAAACGCCACTTAGAAAAGAAGCATTTGAACTAAACGATGGTTTGTAGTTAGGACTTAGGCTTAGAGAAAATCGCCCAAACGACTAACAAGACAATGAAAAGAATAACACCGATTTCAAGCAATGCCCACATTTACCGGACATGCCTATTATTGGTCAATTTTTACTAAAGAAGAACGTTTACCATTGCCATCATTCTTAATGAGTTTCAGGGCATGATTAATCTTATCTTCAATGGTACGAGTATCGTCATACACAAGCACTTTAATAATCGCGGCATTCAGCGTCACATTCTGAATATCATCTTCTCTGTTCTTAACTTTTAACTTCTTAGAACCTACCGCGTCTTGTATCTCTTTGATATATGCCGGAATTTCATGTACTGGGAAGTTTTCAGGTGGCAATACCACAATTTCATCATCCTGAAGGCGCATAATTGGCCAAGATTTATCCGTTAAATCCTGAATCATCTTAACCATTAAGCGAATGATACTATCACCAACAAGCCAGGAGAGTTTTTTGTTGTAAGCCTCTAGCTGCTGAATATCAAACACAATAAAATAACGCTTAGTCACCACACCGGATAAAGAGTCTGACAGCATCTCAGTCATGGTTTTCTGGAAATAACCATAATCAGGCAACCCCGTAAGGAAATCTCGATTCATCGCCTGCTCTATCTCAAGCACATCTTGATTCACTTTAGCCAAATGCTGCGCGCCTTTTTCCACTTTCAACGTGGTTTCTACTGACTCTGTTTCAACTTCTTTAAGCTGCAACATGGCTTCTGACAAAATCACTTCAATGGCATCTTTGGTCTCGGCAATTGACAAGCTATTACGCATGTCACCAATCGAAGATTGATGACCACGAATCGATTCAACAAATTCGCCAATTTTTGATTTTAAGTCATTCGCTCTATCAATGATTTGGCTTGTGGTGCGGTTAAGACCAAGAGACTCTTTGAAATAGGCTTTTAAGACATAAGTTTCATAAAGTTTCTGGTAGGCTTCATCGGAAATAGATTGTCCGGTAGACAATAAGGATTTCATACGTGAAATAAAAGTTCTGTTCTCGCCTCGGAAATATAAATACCAAATACTTAAAGTGACAGGTGTCGGTTTGATACCTTCTTTAGTCAGGTATTCCAGTACTTTTCTGGCAACAACATGTTCATTCATGCATATCTTCCTTAATCACGCTTACCACTCCAAACAACTTCATTTCTAGCGCACTAAACATCTATGTTTAATCGCTTATTTTCTGTAATGCCGACAGTAAATTTTGGTGTAGATTTCCAAAACTGCCATTTGACATAATGACTACTCTATCCGAAGGGCGAAGTTCTTTCAACAATCCATCTAAAAGAGATGGGTAGCTATCATACACAAAAACAGGCTTCTCAAAAGCTTCTGTCGGCAATTTCCACTGCCAATTTGGGTCAATAAAAGCAAACACTTCATCAGCATCAACAAACGCATTAGGCAACGTTTGACGGTGCACGCCCATTCTCATGGTATTAGATCTAGGTTCAAATACGGCAATAATACGCCCTGTATCCTTGCCGTCTTCATTAACCTCCAGACTTTTTTGTGCCTTCAAGCCCTGCAACGTGGTTTTAATTGCTGTCGGATGGTGCGCAAAATCATCATAAATAACAATATTGTTTACTTCACCAACTTTGGTCATACGGCGCTTCACGCCTTTAAAATGACATAAAGCTTCAATCGCAACTTCCAGTGGCACGCCACAATGTCTTGCCGCGGCAATCGCACTCAATCCATTTCTTACCGAGTGCAATCCCGTCATCGGCCAATTAACTTTCCCTTGCGTGCTTCCATCTAACAAAACTTCAAATTCAGAACCATCTTGTCGCAGCAATTTAAAAGACCAATTAGATAAGTTATCGACCTCACCTTGCATTTCTTTAGGCGTCCAACATCCCATCTCCAGCACTGACGATAAATTTTCATCGTCGCTCGGGCAAACAATTAACCCATTACCGGGAATGGTGCGTACCAAATGATGAAACTGTTTTTGGATTGCGGCTAAATCGTCAAAGATATCCGCATGATCAAATTCTAGGTTATTCATTACGCAGGTTCTTGGGTGGTAATGAACGAACTTAGAACGCTTATCAAAAAAGGCTGTATCGTACTCATCCGCCTCTACCACAAAAAATGGCGAGCACCCCAGCCTGGCAGATTTTCCAAAGTTTTCTGGTACACCGCCAATCAAAAAACCAGGTTCTAACTTAGCGTATTCTAAAATCCACGCCACCATAGAGGCTGTAGTGGTTTTACCATGCGTACCAGCAACGGCTACCACCCAACGATCTTGCAAAATATTTTCTGCTAACCATTGCGGTCCTGATGTGTAAGATTGCTGACGGTTTAACACCTCTTCAACCAGCGGATGACCTCGGCTCAACGCATTACCGATAACAACTTGTTCTGGCAAATTAGACAAAACATCATCTTCAGCATAAGCCGTGACGGCTATACCAGCTTGTTCAAGCTGCGTACTCATCGGTGGGTAGATAGCCTGATCGGAACCTGTGACCTCAAACCCTTTTTCTTTTGCTAACTGAGCAATGCCACCCATAAAGGTACCTGCAATGCCTAAAATGTGAATATGATTTTTTGCCGTCACGCGAACCTCTTTAATCCTAAACTATCTGTTTTCTTGTCTTGCTCTGAGCGGGTTATGCCCTTAAACTTCAATATATGCCATATCAATACATTACCCAACCAGACGACTTATCTTTATTTTGCGCTTCTCTCTCAAATCAAACTGAGTGGATTGCGATTGATACCGAGTTTGTTCGAACGGATACCTATTACCCTGAGCTAAGCTTAATCCAAGTGCAATCCGACTCTGGAATAGCCGCGATTATCGACCCGATTTCAATTAATGATCTTGAACCACTCTGGACTATTTTGGACAACCCAAAAATTCTCAAGGTATTCCACTCTGCCCGTCAAGACCTGGAAGTATTGTATCAAGTTGCTGGACGCTTGCCTCAGTCAATTTTCGACACCCAAATCGCAGCTGTTTTTTTAGGTTACGGTGACCTAGTCGGTCTAGCAAAAGCTGTCGAATATGAACTAGACGTACAATTACCAAAAGACCAAACTCGCACCAACTGGAGTCAGCGCCCTTTGAGCGATGAACAGCTCGCCTATGCTTTTGATGACGTCAGATACTTAGCGCCACTTTATGAAAAAATTCGTGAGCGATTATCACAAGAACAACTTCAAGCGCTTGAAGACGACTTTAGCGCGTTACTGAACGTAAACCTTTACCATATTCTGCCTGAAAAAGCGGGAGACAAACTTAAAGCTGCTAAACACTTAAAAACCAAAAACCTGGCTATTTGCTATGCCCTTGCAGAATGGCGCGAACTTTATGCACAACACAACAATAAACCAAAGCGATGGGTACTCTCTGACGACTCATTGATTGCTATTGCCAAACGCCCGCCCAAAACAGTCCAAGCACTTTATAAAGTACCAAACATAAAAGCTTCTAGTGTAAAAACCTATGGGGAAGAATGGATTACCATTATCGATGAAATCTTTGCCAGCCCAGATACCTGGCCAGAAAGCCCTCAAAAAGCGCAACCACCATCACCCCAAGAAGAGGTATTACTTTCGTTAGCCTTAGCACTTTGCCAACAGGTTGCGCTTGACTACAATATTCAATTACCCAATCTAGCATCCAAGGCACAACTTCTTGAACAAATTCGAAGCCCTGAAAAACAACACTTTATTGGGTGGCGCCATTTACTGATTGAAGTACCCTTGCAAAAAATCTTTAATACTGAAAGCTGCCTGAAAGTGAACAATGGACACTTAAGCTATAACTAACCTACTTTTAAAAAGCATTTAAAAGAGAAATGACCATGTCGAAAAATGTTCTTTATGCTCAAGCCGGTGGTATTACAGCCGTAATCAATGCCAGTGCTGCTGCCGTATTCGAAACAGCTCAACAACACCCGGAAACTTTTGGCAAAGTCTATGCAGCCATCAACGGCATAGTCGGCGTACTGGAAGAAAGACTTGTTGATATGTCACTACTGACAGATGAGCAAATCCAACAACTCAAAACACACCCTGGTGCTGCTTTTGAAGCCTGCCGTTTTGATTTAGATCCATTAGATGACAATCCAGAGCAATATGAACGTGTATTAACTGTATTTCGCCACTACGACATAGGTTATTTTTTTTATAACGGTGGCAATGGTTCTATGGTCACAGCGCAAAAAGTCGCTGACTACTGCACCAAGCAAGGCCATCCCGTTACCTGTATTGGCGTGGCCAAAACCATCGACAACGACTTGGACATTTCTCATTGCAGCCCTGGGTTTGGTAGTGCAGCTAAATTCATTGCCTCTAGCCTGCTAGAAGTAAACATGGATCTTAAGTCCATGCACAACACCTCTACTAAGTTTCTCGCATTTGAAGCCATGGGCAGAAATACTGGTTGGCTCACCATTGCAGGAGGGTTAATCAAGAATGCTATTCCTGATATTCCGATTCTTATACTGCCCGCTGAAAAACCCTTCAATAAAGAAAAATTCTTAACCCGTGTTAAAGAATTGTTTGAGACAAAGGGCTACTGCCTTTGTGTGGTTTCAGAGGGTCTGCAAGATGAACAAGGCCGCTATGTTTCCATTGCGAATATCGAGCACACCCATTTACAAGACTATACACAGTTAGGCGGTGTTGCCCATAGCCTCTCACACATGGTTGCACAAGAAACAGGCGTTAAAACACACAGCATCACACCTGATTACCTACAACGTTCAGCAAGTCACTTTGTCTCTAAAACTGATTGGGAAATGGCTTATGAAGCTGGAAAAGCAGCGGTACTTGCTGCCATAAATGGTGAGCACGGCGTACTACCGATTATTGAACTTATTTCTGAAACACCCTTTGAGTGGCATTTTAAGAGTGTTGATCTAATGACGGTTGCCGATTTAGAAAAAACCGTCCCAGACCACTTTTTAACCCCTGATGGCATGGACATTACTCAAGCGGCACTTGATTACTTAACACCACTCATTCACGGTGAAATACCGTTGCTTTTTTCAAAAGGATTACCTGCTATTCGACCTTTTGATTATGCACTTTTACCTCAACAACTTGATGCCTACAAAGCTGTCAAATAACCTTTAGTATCGGAGCTTATACCCAATATGATTTTTGACAATCTGACTAACCACCTCGATATGCACACTTTGTGGGACACTTACATTATCCCATGGGGAACCCACATTATATTTGCCGCTCTTATATTTTTTGTCGGTAAAGCCCTGACCAACTTCCTAGTCAAGTTACTGAGAAAGCTTTTACAAAAAGCACGTATTGATCCGATGCTGACAAACTTTGTCGTATCAGTATCCAAAACCCTTCTGCTTCTACTGGTAGTCATTGCCACTTTAAGTCAACTTGGTGTCAACACAGCGTCCTTAATAGCGCTTATCGGTGCCGCAGGCTTAGCTATTGGTTTGGCATTGCAAAATTCTCTACAAAACTTCGCAGCAGGTGTCTTATTGCTTACCTTCAAGCACTTTAAAGTCGGTGATGTTGTTGAAATAGGAGGCAAAATTGGAACCGTTGAAGCAGTTGGTATCTTCAGTACGACACTTCGCACAGGAGACAACAAAACACTCATTATGCCTAATGGAGCAATTTACTCCGGCAGCATCACAAATTTCTCAACCAAACCCACGCGCCGAGTGGATATGACTTTTGGAATTGGGTATGATGACGACCTCAAAAAGGCCAAGTCGATCTTAGAACAACTGGTTCAAGAAGACGAGCGTGTCTTAAAAGATCCTCAGCCGACTATTGCCCTTTCCGAACTTGGAGACTCGAGCATAAACTTTATTGTTCGCCCATGGGTAAATTCATCTGATTACTGGGCCGTGTATTGGGATATGAATGAAAAAGTGAAGCTGTCTTTTGATGACGCTGGCATTAGCATCCCTTATCCTCAGATGGATGTACATCTTCATAACGATACAAAAACAGACAAGCAATAAAACTCTAACAAGGAGTAAAAGTGAAATTTACAGCAAAACGCACACTGTTAATTAGCCTTATATTGGCTTCAACCTCTGCTGTTGCGGACACAAAGAAATATGGTACAAGCGGCTCCGGAGAAGCAGGTTACTCTGGGAGCACTGGAAATACTGTCGAAGAATCTATCTCCGCGGCAATTAAGCTCAAATACCTACAAAAATACTATGAAATTAACGGGTTATTAGAAGCAAATAATAAAACGGAAAGCCACATCAAAACCCAAGAACGGTATGTCGGCGATATACAAAGTAACTTTTTCTTTTCTAACTATCAAAAAGCCTATAGCTTTGCCCAAGGGCGCTGGGAAAATGACCGCTTCGCTAATATCGACCTCAACAGCTACTACATTGCCGGTCTAGGTTACAACCTTTATAAAGAGAAGGATTTAGCACTCTCATTCGAAGGCGGTTTGGGTTATCAAAACATGAACTACACGCCAGGTAGCACCACTAAAGATTTTGACCAGAAAATTGGAAAATTCTCGACAAAATTTGAATATGGTTTCAATCCAAATGTTCGCTTTCTACAAGACCTCTCGGAGTTCTATGGGGAAAGACAGGCAAACTTCGAATCTAATAGCGCCATCAAGGTAAAACTCAATGGTCATCTCAGGCTGAAAATAGCCTATAAATACCGTTACAACACCAATCCAGACGCAGGCAAGGTCAAAACCGACACTCAAACGCTAGCAAGCATCGTTTACGACTTTTAAACACCAACATCAAAAAAAACCGGCATCAGACCGGTTTTTTTATGCTCAATTGCTCAGCAACTGAAGCTTCAATAGCCTAAACATTTTAAGAAGAAACAAAGAGAGAAAAATAACTCAGTAGCCAGTGAACAACATGAAGTTGTACACACTTTTTCTACTTTCTTTACTAAGAAAAAAATTGCAACAAATTTAAGAGCTGACTAAAGAAGGTTCAAGCTACCTCCTACCTTTACCTTTTAGTTTTATCCTTTGTTGTCCTTCCACAGAAATTCGAAGGCTAGATGCTAGTTTTTGCTGATCTTTCCAGTTTACAGGAAACATATAAATATATTGAACAACCATCTCTTTCATAATTCTCATACATACAGGGTTGTGGCTTAATTGATTTTTGGCTGCTTCTATTGACTTCATATCCAAAACCCTTTTATGTTGTAATTCAATTGCTAACCTAATTAAAAGATAAGCAGGGCTGTCTTTCTCTTTTTCGAGAGATTCATAAATAACCATTGCATCTTTCGAGCCTATTGAGGATGCTATTTTTTTGATGATTCCATTAATAACCCCATATGTCATATAAAGATAAGCTGATTTTGCATACTTCTGAAGCTCTTTATCTGTTAATGCGGGGTGCTCTTCTAATTTTTTTTCAATATGCCTTACAATCTCTAACTTTGCATAATCAGAAATTTCGATAAAATAATCTAAACACCGCAATCCCGCATTTGCACCGCTTTCTGCAAGAGACAATAAATTTTCTTTGTTTAGGTTTGCGTATCTATTCCTTATAATTTGCCCAGCAATTTCCATGCTTTTAAAAGTTTTGTTTATATTAGCTAGCGTATCAAACTCTTCAAATTCTTCACTCTCATCAGATTCATCTTCTTGTTCATTACGCTCAATGTCGTCCAATCTACGATTATGGTTATCCCTTTCTTTGACAACCTCGCGTTTTTCTATAACTAACTCAGGAATCTCACTTACAAACTCACTCATAAATGAAAGCTGTTCTAAGGTTAAACTTGCTGGGTCATTTTCATCAAAAACTTGGTCTAAAGACACCTTTATTTTGTCAAGCACCCACTTATTTTTTGTATGGTGAGTTATAAAAATTAAAATGTTCGCAGAATCTTCTCTATGCAACGTTTGTAGTAGTTTTTCTACTTGTTCCTGGACAAAACTGGAATCTATATATGACTCGGCCATTTTTTTGCCTACAAAAAAATAATATATGTATGGGTACTTAAACCTCAACTCATCAGAACTATCTTTTAAAATAGAATGTCTAACTAACCTACTAAGTACTGCTTTATGGTCTACTGGCAAAAAATTGGCTTCATACTTTGTAAAAAACTCTTCTACATCTATTGTCTTAAGAGCTAATCCGCCATTTAAATGAATTTCCCAAGCTATTTCAGTTAAAACATTTAAATACATATCAAATTCATTCTTCTTGATCCCCGCATTATCAAAAGAATTGTATATAAGCTGTTGATAACAATGACCGTATGACGTTAACTCAAGATTTTGATTTGCATATGCTTCAAACATTTGAAGCAGAAGTAAGACGTAAAGCGGTTTAGGGGGAACTATATTTTTCTTTATTATTGTATTTAACTGAACTTTTAATTCGTCGCATGAACTATAAAGATCTTGTTCATTAATTGATTCTTCAACTTCTAATGAAACCCAACGAACAATCATTTCTTCTCGTTTCGCATGACCAAAACCTAGTAATTCGTAGATTTTATATTCACTCAACGCCAAATTCTCAGTTGACACCAAGCCAAAAGAATCATGTGCAGTTACCACTACATAGTTGAAAAGATCATTTACACGTTCAATAAAAACGGTTTGATACCTTTCATTTAGTTTAATCTGGTCGATATTATCAATGAAGATAACCCTGTCCGGACTAACAATAAACGTTTCATATTCTAAGTTTTCATATTGAGACCTTAACGCCTTTCTGACTAAGTCTTCTATCTTAGAATTAGAAATTGTCTTTGCATCTAGATAAATAGGGTATTTTCCTTGATTAACTAATTCTGTGAACATGTATTTCAATAACGCAGTTTTCCCTTGCTGCTCGTCGCCTAAGAGCAAATATCTTTCTGGTTTAAACAAAACGCCATGGCTGCTAACATAATCAATTCTTTTTGTATCATCATCATTATGATCTCTGAGGTCTGGCCAAATAAAAATGTCACGAAGCATAACTCTATCAACCATTCTGTGGGTTAATACAACTTCCGTATCATCTAGCCACGCACTAAATTCTGTCTTTAAAACCTTTTCTGGTTGAGTTTGAATATGTAAAGGCAATTTTTTTTGATTTTGATTAAAAGTTGAAATCACTTTTTTTAATCCATCTACCACGTCATACCACGCAGCGTGAACATCATCCCACGAACTTGATGTAACTGGATTTGCATCTTTAGGAAGTGCCTGGAGTTCTGACAGAGGACTATCCTGCCAATGACACTTATGTAAAATTATCGATACTACTTTTGCTGAACCATTTGATTCAAGTTGAAGTGCCTTTTCTACCTCAACATCATTGCAATAATCTGAGCCTAGAAATGAAGGGCTAATTAAAAATAAAATAATATCTGCAGATTCCAAATTTTCGTCTATATCCCCTTTCCAACCCTCCCCTGGAATAATTTTTCGATCATGCCAAATATCAATAACTTTATTTCGTCTTAATAACGACAAGTGATCCTCGAGCTCACTTCTATACTTTTCATCTTTATGTGAATAACTAATAAATACTTTTTTGGTCATAATCAATCCCTGAAAAACTTTCCACTAATCTACTTTATTCATTACACTTAAAACTAAGTTAATAGAAGTTAATCGTTTTTTCTACAAAAATTTCAAAAAATATAATTCAATAATTTCATTTTCAAAACACTCTACTGAGAATAGTTATTCAGATCGTGAAAATAGATCGCTTCCCTGATATCACCAACCTAATCTACGACACTATAATTTGTTGACTTACTTCATAGACACAACTTAGAAGCAATATTGAACATGCCCCATAAAAACGAGCGCACTTTAAATATTGTGCCCGCCTTTACGTCTTTTTAGCTATGTCTCTCAGTGTGAGAGTTGATACCTTCCCGAGATAACATATACAGATAAAACAGTCCAAATCTGATACCTTAAAAGGGATTGTAAAATATTATTTTGTAATATAAGAAAATGATGGAAAAGTGGGTGAATCTACATCACTCGTGGATGCAAGTTTAGATTCGACCCCATTTGTTGTGCGCTTGGATTGGACAGCATGCAACACAAAAGACTGCTTTAGACAGCTAAGTTATTGATTTTACGTTATTGTAGGTATAAAAAAACCCGCATCAGACGCGAGTGTTTTAGAAAATGGCGGTGAAAGAGGGATTCGAACCCTCGATAGGGGATAAACCCTATACTCCCTTAGCAGGGGAGCGCCTTCAGCCTCTCGGCCATTTCACCGTATAGAAATAGAACTACCATCGACTGAGAAGTCGTCGATGGCGCGTATATTAACGTTTCTTAGAAATTTTGTAAACCGCAATTATGAAGTTTCTTATGAAATTGAATCTTTATTTTCTAAACTAGTTTTCTTCTGTAGTTGATGTATCGTCTTCTGATGTTTTATCTTGCTTCAGAAGTAGCTCTTCACGTTGAATCTGAACCTCTTTAGGTGCGTCGATTCCAACTCTAACTTGTCCACTTTTTACACCAACAATAGTCAATTTCACATTATCGCCGATGATAAGGGTTTCACCCACTCTCCGTGTCAATACCAACATCAATGAAATCCTTTTTTATAAGACTAACTACTTATTATATATTTTATGACTACCTAAATCTATTTTATATTAAACGTCTACACAAAAAAATGAATAAAAAAGGGCTCTTATATAGAGCCCTTTTAACTTTAGCAGCAGTTTTATTTATCTAATTCAAACGCTTGATGCAGTGCTTGCACTGCTGTTTCTAGGTATTGCTCATCAATCACAACTGAGATTTTAATTTCTGTCGTACCAATCATTTGGATATTGATACTGTTATCTGCCAATGTCTTAAACATAGTACTGGCAATCCCTGAATGAGATTTCATACCAACACCGACCATTGAAATTTTAACAATCGTATCATCACAAATTGTTTCT
Proteins encoded in this window:
- the hemL gene encoding glutamate-1-semialdehyde 2,1-aminomutase, producing the protein MSNSHDLFIAAQKHIPGGVNSPVRAFKGVGGDPVFFKSAKGAYLTDADNKTYIDYVASWGPAILGHAHPEVISVVQKQAEQGLSFGAPTEIETQMADLVCDLIPSMDMVRMVSSGTEATMTAIRLARGYTGRDKIVKFEGCYHGHSDSLLVKAGSGALTLGVPSSPGVPAALAEETLTLTHNDSDEVRKVFAEIGDQIACIIVEPVAGNMNCIPPEEGFLETLREVCDQSGAVLIFDEVMCGFRVGLQGAQGRFGITPDLTTFGKVIGGGMPVGAFGGKREVMEKIAPLGPVYQAGTLSGNPIAMAAGLKTLELISKPGFFDELEAKTTRLVTGLQAAADEAGIAFTTNQVGAMFGLFFNTEKNIRRFAQVAQGDMERFKKFYHGMLDEGVYLAPSAFEAGFVSSAHTDEDIDNTIAAARKVMQTL
- a CDS encoding elongation factor P hydroxylase: MPSQNKHNIHDLIELFNERFLPLHNTELVCCEDEPIYRPANEHNPHHRIIFAHGFFASALHEIAHWCIAGKERRLLEDFGYWYQPDGRTQEQQSLFESVEVKPQALEWIFSVSAGFPFVFSADNLNGSAGVSEAFKQKVYEQVLQYLHQGMPSDAMTWSETLITHYKSKTPLRKEAFELNDGL
- a CDS encoding GGDEF domain-containing protein, with amino-acid sequence MNEHVVARKVLEYLTKEGIKPTPVTLSIWYLYFRGENRTFISRMKSLLSTGQSISDEAYQKLYETYVLKAYFKESLGLNRTTSQIIDRANDLKSKIGEFVESIRGHQSSIGDMRNSLSIAETKDAIEVILSEAMLQLKEVETESVETTLKVEKGAQHLAKVNQDVLEIEQAMNRDFLTGLPDYGYFQKTMTEMLSDSLSGVVTKRYFIVFDIQQLEAYNKKLSWLVGDSIIRLMVKMIQDLTDKSWPIMRLQDDEIVVLPPENFPVHEIPAYIKEIQDAVGSKKLKVKNREDDIQNVTLNAAIIKVLVYDDTRTIEDKINHALKLIKNDGNGKRSSLVKIDQ
- the mpl gene encoding UDP-N-acetylmuramate:L-alanyl-gamma-D-glutamyl-meso-diaminopimelate ligase, whose protein sequence is MTAKNHIHILGIAGTFMGGIAQLAKEKGFEVTGSDQAIYPPMSTQLEQAGIAVTAYAEDDVLSNLPEQVVIGNALSRGHPLVEEVLNRQQSYTSGPQWLAENILQDRWVVAVAGTHGKTTTASMVAWILEYAKLEPGFLIGGVPENFGKSARLGCSPFFVVEADEYDTAFFDKRSKFVHYHPRTCVMNNLEFDHADIFDDLAAIQKQFHHLVRTIPGNGLIVCPSDDENLSSVLEMGCWTPKEMQGEVDNLSNWSFKLLRQDGSEFEVLLDGSTQGKVNWPMTGLHSVRNGLSAIAAARHCGVPLEVAIEALCHFKGVKRRMTKVGEVNNIVIYDDFAHHPTAIKTTLQGLKAQKSLEVNEDGKDTGRIIAVFEPRSNTMRMGVHRQTLPNAFVDADEVFAFIDPNWQWKLPTEAFEKPVFVYDSYPSLLDGLLKELRPSDRVVIMSNGSFGNLHQNLLSALQKISD
- the rnd gene encoding ribonuclease D; amino-acid sequence: MPYQYITQPDDLSLFCASLSNQTEWIAIDTEFVRTDTYYPELSLIQVQSDSGIAAIIDPISINDLEPLWTILDNPKILKVFHSARQDLEVLYQVAGRLPQSIFDTQIAAVFLGYGDLVGLAKAVEYELDVQLPKDQTRTNWSQRPLSDEQLAYAFDDVRYLAPLYEKIRERLSQEQLQALEDDFSALLNVNLYHILPEKAGDKLKAAKHLKTKNLAICYALAEWRELYAQHNNKPKRWVLSDDSLIAIAKRPPKTVQALYKVPNIKASSVKTYGEEWITIIDEIFASPDTWPESPQKAQPPSPQEEVLLSLALALCQQVALDYNIQLPNLASKAQLLEQIRSPEKQHFIGWRHLLIEVPLQKIFNTESCLKVNNGHLSYN
- a CDS encoding 6-phosphofructokinase yields the protein MSKNVLYAQAGGITAVINASAAAVFETAQQHPETFGKVYAAINGIVGVLEERLVDMSLLTDEQIQQLKTHPGAAFEACRFDLDPLDDNPEQYERVLTVFRHYDIGYFFYNGGNGSMVTAQKVADYCTKQGHPVTCIGVAKTIDNDLDISHCSPGFGSAAKFIASSLLEVNMDLKSMHNTSTKFLAFEAMGRNTGWLTIAGGLIKNAIPDIPILILPAEKPFNKEKFLTRVKELFETKGYCLCVVSEGLQDEQGRYVSIANIEHTHLQDYTQLGGVAHSLSHMVAQETGVKTHSITPDYLQRSASHFVSKTDWEMAYEAGKAAVLAAINGEHGVLPIIELISETPFEWHFKSVDLMTVADLEKTVPDHFLTPDGMDITQAALDYLTPLIHGEIPLLFSKGLPAIRPFDYALLPQQLDAYKAVK
- a CDS encoding mechanosensitive ion channel family protein, with the translated sequence MIFDNLTNHLDMHTLWDTYIIPWGTHIIFAALIFFVGKALTNFLVKLLRKLLQKARIDPMLTNFVVSVSKTLLLLLVVIATLSQLGVNTASLIALIGAAGLAIGLALQNSLQNFAAGVLLLTFKHFKVGDVVEIGGKIGTVEAVGIFSTTLRTGDNKTLIMPNGAIYSGSITNFSTKPTRRVDMTFGIGYDDDLKKAKSILEQLVQEDERVLKDPQPTIALSELGDSSINFIVRPWVNSSDYWAVYWDMNEKVKLSFDDAGISIPYPQMDVHLHNDTKTDKQ